In Lysobacter firmicutimachus, one genomic interval encodes:
- a CDS encoding sterol desaturase family protein, whose protein sequence is MEEWILLGLAPIFLILIAAEAWYWRRRAPERYSLRDTASNAALALMHQASDAIAWLLVIGLYYAVYAHRLFDLPPASPWTVAALFVAQDFFYYWFHRASHRIRWLWASHVTHHSSERLNLSTAFRQSLTYPISGMWLFWLPLAWIGFEPRHIVAVVAINLAFQFFVHTQAVGKLGWLEKVFNTPSHHRVHHARNPQYIDRNFAGVLIVWDKLFGTYTEEDDAVPCEYGIVGQVRGHNPIRLTFHEWIAMFGDAWRARGLLGALGQLFGPPERSHSHLRASAAASEAATQVLGESPK, encoded by the coding sequence ATGGAAGAGTGGATCCTGCTCGGCCTGGCGCCGATATTCCTGATTCTGATCGCGGCCGAAGCCTGGTACTGGCGGCGGCGCGCGCCGGAACGCTACAGCTTGCGCGATACCGCCTCCAACGCCGCGCTGGCGCTGATGCACCAGGCCAGCGACGCGATCGCCTGGCTGCTGGTGATCGGCCTGTACTACGCGGTCTACGCGCACCGCCTGTTCGACCTGCCGCCGGCCTCGCCCTGGACCGTGGCCGCGCTGTTCGTCGCCCAGGATTTCTTCTATTACTGGTTCCACCGCGCCAGCCACCGCATCCGTTGGCTGTGGGCCTCGCACGTCACCCACCACTCCTCCGAGCGGCTCAACCTGTCGACCGCGTTCCGGCAGAGCCTGACCTATCCGATCTCGGGCATGTGGCTGTTCTGGCTGCCGCTGGCCTGGATCGGCTTCGAGCCGCGCCACATCGTCGCGGTGGTCGCGATCAACCTGGCGTTCCAGTTCTTCGTCCACACCCAGGCGGTGGGCAAGCTCGGTTGGTTGGAGAAGGTGTTCAACACGCCCTCGCACCACCGCGTCCATCATGCCCGCAACCCGCAGTACATCGACCGCAACTTCGCCGGCGTGCTGATCGTCTGGGACAAGCTGTTCGGCACCTACACCGAAGAGGACGACGCCGTGCCCTGCGAGTACGGCATCGTCGGCCAGGTGCGCGGGCACAATCCGATCCGGCTGACCTTCCACGAGTGGATCGCGATGTTCGGCGACGCCTGGCGCGCGCGCGGCCTGCTCGGCGCGCTGGGGCAGTTGTTCGGTCCGCCGGAGCGCTCGCACTCGCACCTGCGCGCGAGCGCGGCGGCGTCCGAGGCGGCGACTCAGGTCTTGGGCGAGAGCCCGAAGTAG
- a CDS encoding RidA family protein, with amino-acid sequence MNAVRNASVVALRNPAGLYDPAPNGYSHLAEVAAPARWLFVAGQGGETADGALDPDFRAQVRQALRNLLTALNAAGAQAEDVAKLTVLVVDHDEARLHVFGAELAAAFGDHRPACTLIPVPRLALDGMLFEIEALAAIAA; translated from the coding sequence ATGAACGCTGTCCGCAATGCATCCGTCGTCGCGCTTCGCAATCCCGCCGGTCTCTACGACCCGGCGCCGAACGGCTATTCGCACCTGGCCGAAGTCGCCGCGCCGGCGCGCTGGTTGTTCGTCGCCGGACAGGGCGGCGAGACCGCCGACGGCGCGCTCGATCCGGATTTCCGCGCTCAAGTCCGCCAGGCGCTGCGCAATCTGCTGACCGCGCTGAATGCGGCCGGGGCGCAGGCCGAAGACGTGGCGAAGCTGACCGTGCTGGTGGTCGACCACGACGAAGCGCGTTTGCACGTGTTCGGCGCTGAGCTGGCCGCCGCGTTCGGCGACCATCGCCCGGCCTGCACCCTGATCCCGGTGCCGCGATTGGCTCTGGACGGCATGCTGTTCGAGATCGAAGCCCTGGCCGCGATCGCGGCCTGA
- a CDS encoding glutathione S-transferase family protein, producing MQLLYQTHSPYARKALVFAHEVGLAERIEVIHHETSPTLRNDAVYAQNPLGKVPVLLRSGLPPLFDSDIICAYLDTLHDGRKLIPAEGEARWHVLRLQAIAQALADFGIKVRWETVRRPEALRYPALRDGYARKLIESYDWLERELDDRAPLHVGHIAIATALSWLEFRELPGFRAGRPRLSAWFDAFEQRDSMRATPLSGETHD from the coding sequence ATGCAATTGCTGTATCAAACCCACTCGCCGTATGCGCGCAAGGCGCTGGTATTCGCCCACGAAGTCGGCCTGGCCGAGCGGATCGAGGTGATCCACCACGAGACCAGCCCGACCCTTCGCAACGATGCGGTGTATGCGCAGAACCCGCTCGGCAAGGTGCCGGTGCTGTTGCGCTCCGGACTGCCGCCGCTATTCGACTCGGACATCATCTGCGCCTATCTCGACACCTTGCACGACGGCCGCAAGCTGATTCCGGCCGAAGGCGAGGCGCGCTGGCATGTGCTGCGGTTGCAGGCGATCGCCCAGGCCCTGGCCGATTTCGGCATCAAGGTACGCTGGGAAACCGTGCGCCGGCCGGAAGCCTTGCGCTACCCGGCGCTGCGCGACGGCTATGCCCGGAAGCTGATCGAAAGCTACGACTGGCTCGAGCGCGAGCTCGACGACCGGGCGCCGCTGCACGTCGGCCATATCGCGATAGCGACCGCGCTGAGTTGGCTGGAGTTCCGCGAACTGCCCGGCTTCCGCGCCGGCCGGCCGCGCCTGAGCGCCTGGTTCGACGCCTTCGAGCAGCGCGATTCGATGCGCGCCACGCCGCTGTCGGGCGAGACCCACGATTGA
- a CDS encoding glutathione S-transferase family protein, whose amino-acid sequence MSAAKTAPTAAVPILFYGVPSGCSFGSLVALEWAGQPYRLARVEMPEQIHTTAFKSLNPVGETPVLVSAQGDVVTESMAILNHIGARAIERGIAFAQGTPQFDELNRMLAFLNTTFFGSFSSLWHVLEHEVDEASREALVEYGRGRVVQAHAKLEAMLGDKRWLLGDRPTLADAYFAGIARWTKYHSVVDRRDYPNLQRLFDQLEADPAVIFAHAIEQQRPAVSASGFQGEVALEEAIADYRLAA is encoded by the coding sequence ATGTCCGCTGCCAAGACCGCCCCGACCGCCGCCGTTCCGATCCTGTTCTACGGCGTGCCGTCCGGCTGCTCGTTCGGTTCCCTTGTCGCCCTGGAATGGGCCGGCCAGCCGTACCGTCTGGCCCGGGTCGAGATGCCCGAGCAGATCCACACCACTGCGTTCAAATCCCTCAACCCGGTCGGCGAGACCCCGGTGCTGGTCAGCGCCCAGGGCGACGTGGTCACCGAGAGCATGGCCATCCTCAACCACATCGGCGCGCGGGCGATCGAGCGCGGCATCGCCTTCGCCCAGGGCACGCCGCAGTTCGACGAGCTCAACCGGATGCTGGCCTTCCTCAACACCACCTTCTTCGGTTCGTTCTCGTCGCTGTGGCATGTGCTGGAGCACGAAGTCGACGAAGCCTCGCGCGAGGCCCTGGTCGAGTACGGCCGCGGCCGGGTGGTGCAGGCCCACGCCAAGCTGGAGGCCATGCTCGGCGACAAGCGCTGGCTGCTCGGCGACCGTCCGACCCTGGCCGACGCCTACTTCGCCGGCATCGCGCGCTGGACCAAGTACCACAGCGTCGTCGACCGCCGCGATTACCCCAACCTGCAGCGCCTGTTCGATCAGCTCGAAGCCGACCCGGCGGTGATCTTCGCCCACGCCATCGAGCAGCAGCGCCCGGCGGTCAGCGCCAGCGGCTTCCAGGGCGAAGTCGCGCTGGAGGAGGCGATCGCGGATTACCGTTTGGCGGCTTGA
- a CDS encoding HAD-IA family hydrolase: protein MKRFDALLIDFDGVLRRWPDDDHLLEAAHGLPPGSLRRTAFAPELRDEALLGRISDEQWRERVAHDLQRAYPHSAAEQAVMRWSAAVGELDREVLALLDACRPELRRVLVSNATSRLPRDLQALGLAQRFHAVVNSSELGHAKPDSYCLLAALAYAGVEAGHALFVDDDAANVAAAVALGAHGHHYREPAGLRQWLEEAGALCLDAQTPIWRTGERSASNDDDERSQRQR, encoded by the coding sequence GTGAAGCGATTCGATGCCCTGCTCATCGATTTCGACGGCGTACTGCGCCGGTGGCCGGACGACGACCACCTCTTGGAAGCCGCGCATGGCTTGCCGCCCGGCAGCCTGCGGCGCACGGCGTTCGCGCCGGAGCTGCGCGACGAGGCCTTGCTCGGCAGGATCAGCGACGAACAATGGCGCGAGCGGGTCGCGCATGACTTGCAGCGCGCGTATCCCCACAGCGCAGCGGAGCAGGCGGTGATGCGTTGGTCGGCCGCGGTCGGCGAGCTGGACCGCGAGGTGCTGGCCCTGCTCGACGCCTGCCGGCCGGAGCTGCGGCGGGTGCTGGTGTCCAACGCGACCTCGCGCCTGCCGCGCGACCTGCAGGCGCTGGGGCTGGCACAGCGCTTCCATGCGGTGGTCAATTCCAGCGAACTCGGCCATGCCAAGCCCGACAGCTACTGCCTGCTCGCGGCCTTGGCCTATGCCGGGGTCGAGGCCGGCCACGCCTTGTTCGTCGACGACGATGCGGCCAATGTCGCCGCGGCCGTGGCATTGGGCGCGCACGGCCATCATTACCGCGAGCCGGCCGGTTTGCGGCAGTGGTTGGAGGAGGCCGGCGCGTTGTGCCTGGATGCGCAGACGCCGATCTGGCGCACCGGGGAGCGATCGGCCAGCAACGACGACGACGAGCGCAGCCAGCGCCAGCGGTAA
- a CDS encoding fatty acid desaturase family protein produces the protein MTSKPRNRALGAQELDRFGEELDALRARTLAQVGRVDAAYIRRVVAAVRWFGLGGRLLLFAAAAGLAFGLGWLLWTAAVLGTLSLALSKILENMEVGHNVMHGQYDWMRDPHLDGKTYEWDIVATGDNWRKTHNYQHHTWTNVRGMDDDIGYGLLRLFPEQRWKPFFLAQPLIAVVFALLFEWGVAIQDLRLGRWLTGKTKHRAMWRKFVPVGRKMGKQLLKDYVLFPLLAGPFFLPVLLGNLVANLIRNVWTYTVIFCGHFTIDAEVFPKESVRNESRGHWYLRQLRGSSNLTGGKWMDLMTGNLSHQIEHHFYPDIPAWRYAAMAVEVREICGRYGQHYDTGSLPRQFGEVVWRILRHAWPSRPRARRPLVRAEAQA, from the coding sequence ATGACTTCGAAACCACGCAACCGCGCGCTGGGCGCGCAGGAACTCGATCGCTTCGGCGAAGAACTCGACGCGCTGCGCGCGCGCACCCTGGCCCAGGTCGGCCGGGTCGATGCGGCCTACATCCGCCGCGTGGTCGCGGCGGTGCGCTGGTTCGGCCTGGGCGGACGGCTGCTGCTGTTCGCCGCCGCTGCGGGCCTGGCGTTCGGCCTGGGCTGGCTGCTGTGGACCGCCGCGGTGCTGGGCACGTTGTCGCTGGCGTTGTCGAAGATCCTGGAGAACATGGAGGTCGGCCACAACGTCATGCACGGCCAGTACGACTGGATGCGCGACCCGCACCTGGACGGCAAGACCTACGAATGGGACATCGTCGCCACCGGCGACAACTGGCGCAAAACCCACAACTACCAGCACCACACCTGGACCAACGTGCGCGGCATGGACGACGACATCGGCTACGGCCTGTTGCGCCTGTTCCCGGAGCAGCGCTGGAAGCCGTTCTTCCTGGCCCAGCCGCTGATCGCGGTGGTGTTCGCGCTGCTGTTCGAGTGGGGCGTGGCGATACAGGACCTGCGCCTGGGGCGCTGGCTGACCGGCAAGACCAAGCACCGGGCGATGTGGCGCAAGTTCGTGCCGGTCGGGCGCAAGATGGGCAAGCAGTTGCTGAAGGACTACGTGCTGTTCCCGCTGCTGGCCGGCCCGTTCTTCCTGCCGGTGCTGCTGGGCAACCTGGTCGCCAACCTGATCCGCAACGTGTGGACCTATACGGTGATCTTCTGCGGCCACTTCACCATCGACGCCGAAGTGTTTCCGAAGGAATCGGTGCGCAACGAGTCGCGGGGGCATTGGTACCTGCGCCAATTGCGCGGTTCGTCCAACCTCACCGGCGGCAAGTGGATGGACCTGATGACCGGCAATCTGAGCCATCAGATCGAACACCATTTCTACCCGGACATCCCGGCCTGGCGCTATGCGGCGATGGCGGTGGAAGTGCGCGAAATCTGCGGCCGCTACGGCCAGCACTACGACACCGGCTCGCTGCCGCGGCAGTTCGGCGAAGTGGTGTGGCGAATCCTGCGCCACGCCTGGCCGAGCCGCCCGCGCGCGCGGCGTCCCCTGGTACGGGCGGAAGCGCAGGCCTGA
- a CDS encoding SIR2 family NAD-dependent protein deacylase: MKDKIVVFTGAGVSAESGLKTFRDMGGLWHRHRLEDVASPQGWQRDPATVLRFYNERRAAVLAARPNAAHRAIARLEEKYEVVVITQNIDDLHERAGSSRVVHVHGEILKARSTALPERIYPLKGPAIELGDRCERGSQLRPDVVWFGEAVRHMDESEMHFSTASKVLAIGTSLSVYPAAGLVAYAPFSAERWFVSPEPQEIPRGYRFLEGTATAVVPPLVEQWLA; encoded by the coding sequence ATGAAAGACAAGATCGTCGTATTCACCGGCGCCGGCGTCAGCGCCGAAAGCGGTCTGAAGACCTTCCGCGACATGGGCGGGCTGTGGCACCGGCACCGGCTGGAGGACGTCGCCTCGCCACAGGGCTGGCAGCGCGACCCGGCCACGGTGCTGCGCTTCTACAACGAGCGCCGCGCGGCGGTTCTGGCGGCGCGGCCCAACGCCGCCCACCGCGCCATCGCCCGGCTGGAAGAGAAGTACGAGGTGGTGGTGATCACCCAGAACATCGACGACCTGCACGAACGCGCCGGCTCCAGCCGAGTCGTCCACGTCCACGGCGAAATCCTCAAGGCGCGCAGCACTGCGCTGCCGGAGCGGATCTATCCGCTCAAGGGCCCGGCCATCGAACTGGGCGACCGTTGCGAACGCGGCAGCCAGCTGCGCCCGGACGTGGTCTGGTTCGGCGAAGCGGTGCGCCACATGGACGAATCGGAAATGCATTTCTCCACCGCGTCCAAAGTGCTGGCGATCGGCACCTCGCTGAGCGTCTATCCCGCCGCTGGCCTGGTGGCCTATGCGCCGTTCTCGGCCGAGCGCTGGTTCGTCTCGCCCGAGCCGCAGGAGATCCCGCGCGGCTACCGCTTCCTGGAAGGCACCGCGACCGCGGTAGTGCCGCCGCTGGTCGAGCAATGGCTGGCTTGA
- the fabR gene encoding HTH-type transcriptional repressor FabR translates to MSAADPAPASPPPVSQRFPTDIDVDSHPGRKATISREDLIAAALKLIGPHRSVSSLSLREVAREAGIAPNSFYRQFRDTDELAVALIDLAGQSLRKIVGEARQRVATRRSAVRSSIEAFMEQLRADDKLLHVLLREGTVGSDAFKRAVDRELSFFEEELRVDLIRLAAHDGVTLHEPALVARSITRLVFAMGATAMDMTPEKDRELIEEMSTMVRMILAGSRAMAQRGRAAG, encoded by the coding sequence ATGTCGGCTGCCGACCCTGCGCCCGCCAGCCCGCCGCCCGTGAGCCAACGCTTTCCTACCGACATCGACGTCGATTCGCACCCGGGCCGCAAGGCGACCATTTCGCGCGAGGACCTGATCGCCGCTGCGCTCAAGCTGATCGGCCCGCATCGCAGCGTGTCCAGCCTGAGCCTGCGCGAGGTCGCGCGCGAAGCCGGCATCGCCCCGAACAGTTTCTACCGCCAGTTCCGCGACACCGACGAACTGGCGGTGGCGTTGATCGACCTGGCCGGCCAGTCGCTGCGCAAGATCGTCGGCGAGGCGCGCCAGCGCGTCGCGACCCGCCGCAGCGCCGTGCGCAGTTCGATCGAGGCGTTCATGGAGCAATTGCGCGCCGACGACAAACTGCTGCACGTACTGCTGCGCGAAGGCACGGTCGGCTCGGACGCGTTCAAGCGCGCGGTCGACCGCGAACTGTCGTTCTTCGAAGAGGAACTGCGCGTCGACCTGATCCGCCTGGCCGCCCACGACGGCGTGACCCTGCACGAACCGGCTCTGGTCGCGCGCTCGATCACCCGCCTGGTCTTCGCGATGGGCGCCACCGCGATGGACATGACGCCGGAAAAGGACCGCGAACTCATCGAAGAGATGAGCACGATGGTGCGGATGATCCTGGCCGGGTCGCGGGCGATGGCGCAGCGGGGCCGCGCGGCGGGCTGA
- a CDS encoding ferredoxin reductase produces the protein MNAVVRPSAHRPRSPLRRLVAPFVKPQVFDFWASRLHPTWSWERPLARIEARESASADAVTLILKPNRHWRGFVAGQHLMIGARIDGATVSRSYSLCDAPRADGRIAITVKAIEGGRLSRHLHDRARVGDVLELGPAFGEMVLPERVDGAWLFLAAGSGITPLMAMLRALAQRGMPVPLTLLYWARQREELCFVDELRELAATHPNFELRLLLTRQAPQHPGEAGGRIDAESLAQHAPDWAQRRIYACGPGGFVATARELTAARAVGFAAEAFTPPPRSDDDTGTVEVELARSGRRLQLPRGQSLLSALEAQGLSLASGCRMGLCNTCACGKASGTTRHLHTGDVHSEPASALRLCVNAASSDLVLDL, from the coding sequence ATGAACGCTGTCGTCCGCCCCTCCGCCCACCGTCCGCGCAGCCCTCTGCGGCGCCTGGTCGCCCCTTTCGTTAAGCCGCAAGTCTTTGATTTTTGGGCATCCAGGCTCCATCCGACCTGGAGCTGGGAGCGGCCGCTGGCGCGGATCGAGGCGCGCGAGTCGGCCTCGGCCGACGCGGTGACCCTGATCCTGAAGCCGAACCGGCACTGGCGCGGCTTCGTCGCCGGCCAGCATTTGATGATCGGCGCCCGCATCGACGGCGCCACCGTCTCGCGCAGCTACAGCCTGTGCGACGCGCCGCGCGCGGACGGCCGCATCGCGATCACGGTCAAGGCGATCGAAGGCGGGCGCCTGAGCCGGCATCTGCACGACCGCGCCCGGGTCGGCGATGTGCTCGAACTGGGGCCGGCCTTCGGCGAGATGGTGCTGCCCGAGCGCGTCGACGGCGCTTGGCTGTTTCTGGCCGCGGGCAGCGGCATCACGCCCCTGATGGCGATGCTGCGTGCGCTGGCCCAGCGCGGCATGCCGGTGCCGCTGACCTTGCTGTACTGGGCGCGCCAGCGCGAGGAGCTGTGCTTCGTCGACGAGTTGCGCGAACTCGCGGCGACCCATCCGAATTTTGAGTTGCGCCTGCTGCTGACCCGGCAGGCGCCGCAGCATCCCGGCGAGGCCGGCGGCCGCATCGACGCCGAATCGCTGGCGCAGCATGCGCCGGACTGGGCGCAGCGGCGCATCTACGCCTGCGGCCCGGGCGGCTTCGTCGCCACCGCGCGCGAACTCACCGCGGCGCGCGCCGTCGGCTTTGCCGCCGAAGCTTTCACCCCGCCGCCGCGTAGCGACGACGACACCGGCACGGTCGAAGTCGAACTGGCGCGCAGCGGCCGCCGCCTGCAATTGCCGCGCGGCCAATCCCTGCTGAGCGCGCTGGAAGCGCAGGGCCTGTCGCTGGCATCCGGCTGCCGCATGGGCCTATGCAATACCTGCGCCTGCGGCAAAGCCTCCGGCACCACCCGCCATCTGCACACCGGCGACGTCCACAGCGAGCCGGCGTCCGCGCTGCGCCTGTGCGTCAACGCCGCCAGCAGCGACCTCGTCCTCGATCTGTAA
- a CDS encoding LysR substrate-binding domain-containing protein codes for MDSKSTYVYFAGMLNLNDLVLFATAVEQGGFAAASRRLGVPKSTVSKRVAALEDELGVRLIHRTSRSFVLTDTGQAFHEHARAALIETEAAESVVRRRAAEPSGRVRMTCNVPVAQEYLAPLLPELARRYPRLHLQLDVSDRMVDVVQDGYDIAVRSHFAPLPDSGLIQRQASVEDIVVVAAPAYLAERGEPRTPQELAGHDGLLTGQSGRGAWTLSDAAGATVQVEPQPRMTANEGRVLTAAAVAGMGLTCLPAKICRAELGDGRLRRVLPDWHAGRVTTTLVMPHRRGQLPGVRATVEFLIECLREPA; via the coding sequence ATGGACTCAAAGTCCACATATGTGTACTTTGCGGGCATGCTCAATCTCAACGATTTGGTCCTGTTCGCTACCGCGGTCGAGCAAGGCGGCTTCGCGGCGGCCTCGCGCCGGCTGGGCGTGCCCAAGTCCACGGTCAGCAAGCGCGTGGCCGCGTTGGAGGACGAACTGGGCGTGCGCCTGATCCATCGCACCTCGCGCAGCTTCGTCCTGACCGACACCGGCCAGGCCTTCCACGAGCACGCGCGCGCGGCGCTGATCGAGACCGAAGCCGCCGAGAGCGTGGTCCGCCGTCGCGCCGCCGAACCCAGCGGACGGGTGCGCATGACCTGCAACGTGCCGGTCGCGCAGGAGTACCTGGCGCCGCTGCTGCCGGAACTGGCGCGACGCTATCCGCGTCTGCATCTGCAACTGGACGTCAGCGATCGCATGGTCGACGTGGTCCAGGACGGCTACGACATCGCCGTGCGCAGCCATTTCGCGCCGCTGCCGGATTCGGGCCTGATCCAGCGCCAGGCCTCGGTCGAGGACATCGTCGTGGTCGCCGCGCCGGCGTATCTGGCCGAGCGCGGCGAACCGCGAACGCCGCAAGAGCTGGCCGGGCACGACGGCCTGCTGACCGGCCAATCGGGACGCGGCGCCTGGACCCTGAGCGATGCCGCCGGCGCCACGGTGCAGGTCGAACCGCAGCCGCGCATGACCGCCAACGAGGGGCGGGTGCTGACCGCGGCAGCGGTCGCCGGCATGGGACTGACCTGTTTGCCGGCGAAGATCTGCCGCGCCGAGCTCGGCGACGGCCGTTTGCGCCGGGTGCTGCCGGACTGGCATGCGGGTCGGGTGACCACGACCCTGGTGATGCCGCACCGCCGCGGCCAGTTGCCGGGCGTGCGCGCGACGGTCGAGTTCCTGATCGAGTGCCTGCGCGAGCCGGCCTGA
- a CDS encoding Lrp/AsnC family transcriptional regulator, with product MKLDRFDRQLLNLVQEDAGQTAERLAEQVALSPSAIQRRLRKLREHGVIQRDAAVLDPRQVGKPTFFIVALQVERERPELLAQLRKWLAAQAQVQQVFYVTGEADFVLVVTAPDTENYDALMLRMIADNLNIKRFTTHVALSLVKRGLTIPVALDEND from the coding sequence ATGAAACTAGACCGATTCGACCGTCAATTGCTCAACCTGGTGCAGGAAGACGCCGGCCAGACCGCCGAGCGCCTGGCCGAACAGGTCGCGCTGTCGCCCTCGGCGATCCAGCGCCGGCTACGCAAGCTGCGCGAACACGGCGTGATCCAGCGCGACGCGGCGGTGCTCGACCCCAGGCAGGTCGGCAAGCCGACCTTCTTCATCGTCGCTTTGCAGGTGGAACGCGAGCGTCCGGAGCTGCTGGCGCAGCTGCGCAAGTGGCTGGCGGCGCAGGCGCAGGTGCAGCAGGTGTTCTACGTCACCGGCGAGGCCGATTTCGTGCTGGTGGTGACCGCCCCCGACACCGAGAACTACGACGCGCTGATGCTGCGCATGATTGCCGACAATCTCAACATCAAGCGCTTCACCACCCATGTGGCGCTGAGCCTGGTCAAGCGCGGCCTGACCATCCCGGTCGCGCTCGACGAAAACGACTGA
- a CDS encoding amidohydrolase family protein produces the protein MSKWVRIGVSSLVGLLGIGLAAAPPAAAAPRDEARWAIRDVTVIPADNDEVLRHRTVLIRDGRIARILDAGAVLRPQDGEVVDGRGKYLVPGFVDAHVHLANEGAIRASKDPVLAGLPLDQGHRYDRRILLNLLRAGVTGAANLGGSAASDDNLLWLRDEIAAGRMPGPRLYVGKRINGPRAAVAAKPDGAVPASTVDAPTTAADGIAAVRRARERGYDFIKPYQFLNRETYRAVVEEAQRQGLITTGHLPELGCADCADRAFAFAHPLSNIAHSEELARYARVGSGLAPADIDALAQAVAVSGASVTPTLVTLKTIVAMYVQRAVPAVPGDWAQRVDPVTRREWNPPANRYLSEAFRAQDGADSFSAGYDFARVLTRQLWKRGVPLTVGTDAALPGLAFGVSVQQEMIELREIGLSPVEVLRAASINAHRLFDPERGRGAVREGERADLVLLDADPLADIHNVARVAGVFVRGQWWPQTRIEAALAEDAAFERGLAERLAPQAE, from the coding sequence ATGAGCAAATGGGTCCGGATCGGCGTCTCCAGCCTCGTGGGCCTGTTGGGCATCGGGCTCGCCGCGGCGCCGCCGGCGGCCGCGGCGCCGCGCGACGAGGCGCGTTGGGCGATTCGCGACGTCACCGTGATTCCGGCCGACAACGACGAAGTGCTGCGCCATCGCACGGTGCTGATCCGCGACGGCCGCATCGCCCGTATCCTCGACGCCGGCGCGGTCTTGCGGCCGCAGGACGGCGAGGTGGTGGACGGGCGCGGCAAGTACCTGGTGCCCGGCTTCGTCGACGCGCACGTGCATCTGGCCAACGAGGGCGCGATCCGCGCCAGCAAAGACCCGGTGCTGGCGGGGCTGCCGCTGGACCAGGGCCATCGTTACGACCGCCGCATCCTGTTGAACCTATTGCGCGCCGGAGTCACCGGTGCGGCCAACCTCGGCGGCAGTGCAGCCAGCGACGACAACCTGCTGTGGCTGCGCGACGAGATCGCCGCCGGGCGCATGCCGGGCCCACGCCTGTATGTCGGCAAGCGCATCAACGGGCCGCGTGCGGCGGTCGCGGCCAAGCCCGACGGCGCGGTGCCGGCCTCGACCGTCGATGCGCCGACCACCGCCGCCGACGGCATCGCCGCGGTGCGTCGGGCGCGCGAACGCGGCTACGACTTCATCAAGCCGTACCAGTTCCTCAATCGCGAGACCTACCGCGCCGTGGTCGAGGAAGCGCAGCGGCAAGGGCTGATCACCACCGGCCATTTGCCCGAGCTGGGCTGCGCCGATTGCGCCGACCGCGCGTTCGCCTTCGCTCATCCCCTGAGCAACATCGCACACAGCGAAGAGCTGGCTCGCTACGCCCGCGTCGGCAGCGGCCTGGCGCCCGCCGACATCGACGCCCTGGCGCAGGCGGTGGCGGTCAGCGGCGCCTCGGTCACGCCGACCCTGGTCACGCTCAAGACCATCGTCGCGATGTACGTGCAGCGCGCGGTGCCGGCGGTGCCCGGCGACTGGGCGCAGCGGGTCGATCCGGTCACCCGACGCGAGTGGAACCCGCCGGCCAACCGATATCTGAGCGAGGCCTTCCGCGCCCAGGACGGCGCCGACAGCTTCTCCGCCGGCTACGACTTCGCCCGCGTGCTGACCCGGCAACTGTGGAAACGCGGCGTACCGCTCACCGTCGGCACCGATGCGGCGCTGCCCGGGCTGGCGTTCGGCGTATCGGTGCAGCAGGAAATGATCGAACTGCGCGAGATCGGCCTGAGCCCGGTCGAGGTATTGCGCGCGGCGTCGATCAATGCGCACCGCCTGTTCGATCCCGAGCGCGGCCGTGGCGCGGTGCGCGAAGGCGAGCGCGCCGATTTGGTGCTGTTGGACGCCGACCCGCTGGCCGACATCCACAACGTCGCGCGGGTCGCGGGCGTGTTCGTACGCGGGCAGTGGTGGCCGCAGACGCGGATCGAGGCGGCCCTGGCCGAGGATGCGGCGTTCGAGCGCGGCCTCGCCGAGCGGCTCGCGCCGCAGGCCGAATAG
- a CDS encoding SRPBCC family protein has protein sequence MHLRLLAERSIAAAPAAVYALVLDGNRFAPLFEGYGPIPGLERIQPLGPVEVGAVREVRDLRGAVLHERITALEPPQRHAYTLYDLPAPLSWLAREGRAEWRFQAMADDPGATRVSWRYDFELTGPWAWPLAWPVLRGAMQPAMRGCLERIAQTLEQAWRAERR, from the coding sequence ATGCACCTCCGCCTGCTCGCCGAACGCAGCATCGCCGCCGCCCCCGCCGCGGTGTACGCGCTGGTGCTCGACGGCAACCGCTTTGCGCCCTTGTTCGAAGGCTACGGCCCGATCCCGGGACTGGAACGGATCCAACCGCTCGGCCCGGTCGAAGTCGGCGCAGTGCGCGAAGTACGCGACCTGCGCGGCGCGGTACTGCACGAACGCATCACCGCGCTGGAACCTCCCCAACGCCATGCCTACACCTTGTACGACCTGCCCGCGCCGCTGTCGTGGCTGGCGCGCGAAGGCCGCGCCGAGTGGCGCTTCCAGGCGATGGCCGATGATCCGGGCGCGACCCGGGTCAGCTGGCGCTACGATTTCGAATTGACCGGTCCCTGGGCCTGGCCGCTGGCGTGGCCGGTGCTGCGCGGAGCGATGCAGCCGGCGATGCGGGGCTGCCTGGAGCGCATCGCCCAGACCCTGGAACAAGCCTGGCGCGCGGAGCGGCGTTGA